The Fodinibius salicampi DNA window TTAGCTCCGCCAGTTTTTGTCCCGCTTGGGTAATAGGCAGACAGACGGCGCTGGCACCTGCTTTTGCTAACGCCCTGTGTTCTTCCTCTTGTGTTGTAAGGGCATAAATAGATCCTTTAAACTTGTTGGAACGCATATACTTAGTGGCATTCACCTTTGCTTCCGGACTGCCAATTGCCAGAATAACAGATTGTATATCACTCAAATCAAGGGTGCTCCAAAGTTCAATATCCTGCATATCACCATAGATTACGCGCCGGCCTTCCGACAGGTTACTTTCAATACGAGCCGGATCTATATCCATCCCTACTACGTGCTTTTCCTCTTTTTTAAGTCGATCATAAGCAGCCTGACCAGCATTACCCATACCCACAACAAGGAATTCGGCTGATCCGAGAGATATGGTCTGCTGGTCGGGATGCCGCACGTCACGCTCAAAACGGATCAAAAACATTTCCATGCGTTCCCACAGTTCCTCTTCCCAGATCGAAATGGGGGCATTCAGGGCGAAGGAGATCGCGGTAAGCAGGGCAAAAGCGACGACCACTCCTTCCGGAATAAATCCCGCAGAAGCTGCAACCGAACCGGCAATCAGGGTGAATTCACTATATGAGGTAAGGGTGATGGTTGCAACAAAGGAAGTTCGTGCTCTCAATTTAAAGGTCAACATCAGAATAAAAAACATCACTGCTTTCAGAGGAAGGATAGCAATTGCAGCCAGGGCAAGGTAAAAATCCTGGAGCCCTGGGAATCCTGCTAATCCCACTTCAAGGAAAAAACCCACCAGAAACGCTTCTTTCAGTCCCCAGAGTTTTTTTGAGAGCTCATCTGCTACCTCGTGACCGGATAACAGCATTCCCGCAGCCAGTGCTCCCAATTCCGAGGAAAGGCCTACTCCCTCAAAAGCAGCCCCACCTCCAATAGCCAGCATCAGGGCAAAGAGAAGCTTAAGCTCTTCCTCATTACTGAGTTCCACAATTTTAATTACCGCAGGACGAATAAACGGCAACCCAAACAGAACAAGACTCCACGGGGAAGGTACCGTGCCGCTGGTTAAACCCAATAATACGATCGCTACTATATCCTGAAGAATGAGAATACCGATGGCCACCCGTCCGTGGAATGCCCCGAGTTCATCCCTTCGCTCCAGATTTTTGGCCGTCAAAACGGTACTTGAAAACCCCAACACTACCGCAATAATGAGAGAGGCCAGCAAGCTGTATCCAAAGGCTAAGGCAACCGGAACAAAAATAGCAGTACTGAAGAGCAGGTGCAGTCCACCTGTTCCCAGAACCTCAATTCTAAATATATTCTTTAGCCGCAGATGAAGTCCAACAGTAAAAAGCAGTAATAATACTCCAAGATGGGCCACTTCATGAAGTGCCGCGCCGGCCTCATATCCATAAACAGAAAGAAGCATTCCTGCTGCCAGGTAACCAACTAAAGGAGGGAGTTTTATCCGGGAAACCAGCATCCCGAAAATAAAGGCCATACCAATCCAAAGAATATCCATCTAATGTATCTTCTGAAAATTCATTTTCATCTACGATTCGTTTAAAAAGCCCTTGAGCAGCAGGCAAAGTAAAACCAAATATATAAAGTATATGCTATAAATACTTGGTTTTATTCTGCTTTGTGCCTTCTTTAATCCAGCGTCACAAAAATGGATTTCCGCGGCTGGTTATCAACCGCTCGGCTGATATGCCCGCGACCGGTGGTATCTTCAGCAAGCAGTACGTCTCCCGTACTAAAGCGGCGTACCGTGCCATCCCCGATTTCCACATCCACCGCTCCTTCCAGCATAATGATATATTGTCTTCGGGGAGCATTATGCCAGTCGTAATCATATTTAGGTCCTGTCTCCCTGAAAATAATTCCCGTGGCCTCCTCCAATTCCGAAAGCACTCCGATATCTCCGGCATCTTCCAAAGCTATTTCAATATCTTCGAATTGAGATTCTCCGTCCTCTCCGGTATATAAACGCGTTATCTTCATTTTTCTGTACTTGATTTATTATGGTTTAGAACACCAACAGCGGCAAGTATTCAGTTGAACTTTTCTCATAATTATTTAGATAGGCTATTGCAGCTCTGGACTATTGGGTATCAGAGCCTCCAGCAGTCCTTCTCTCCACTGGTTATTATCCCGATCATAAATGCCGAAACCTGCTCCAAACTCCCAGTAGACCCAGCTAAACCCACGCTTTTCGGCTGACCGACGCATATAAGCTGTCCATATCTCCCTGGATTCCTTTGGTGCTTCGCTGTAGGCCCCGAATTCGCCCATATGGATCGGGCGGTCATGTTCCTCGGCCCACTTCTCGACCCGGTCAAACTCCTTATCGAGCTCCGCTTTCTGTTCTTCCGTTCCGGTCCACGTAGTTCCGATCCACTCATCGGCTTCCTCACCCTCACCAACCCATTCAGCTCCCTGGTGTGTAAATTGGAAGGGATTGTAGTTATGGACGGTCACAATAATATTCTGGTCTTCAGCGGGAAGAGAAAGGTCTTCTAATCCACCGGTACCTCCCCAGGGAGCGGTTCCGATAACAATCGTGCGATTGGGATTGGTTAGCCGGATTGCCTCCAGGGCATCTTGCAAATATACATTCCACCGATCCGGACCAAGATTATCATGCGGTTCGTTAAGTACTTCAAAAAGAAGGGTATTGGGAAATTTCTTGTAATGGTCTCCAATTTGTTTCCACAGCGAAATAAATCGCTCCCGATGTTCTTCCGGCTGTTCCATCAATGCATTGTAATGGTGAATGTTAATCATCACCAGTAAATCCCGGTCCATAGCCCAGTTCACCACTTCGTCAACACGCTCGAAGAAATCCGGATCAATGGTATAGGGTTCGGTGCTTTGAGCATGAGCATTCCATCGAATTGGTATGCGGACCGCATCAAAACCGGCCTTCCGGATAAGCTCTATATACTCTTCCTCAATTACCATTCCCCACTCTCCCTCGCTGGGCGCTTCGAGCGCATTACCAAGATTAATGCCCTTGCCAAGTTTTTGGTTTAACTCAAAAGGATTAAAAGCCTCAGCCGGATTTTCGGGTGGGGAGTAATCATTTTCTGTAGAATCTATCGTATTCCTATTGTTCATACAGGATGTCAGAGAAAAAAGAATAACGAGAACAAAACAAAAACCGAAGTTACATCTCATAAGGATGGTTTAAGTGGTTGCTGTTGGAGTCGAAGTACTTAATCTAAGAGGTTTTCCATGTGCATACAAAATTGCATCTCATTATAGCTAAGAAAAAAATTTATGGTTAAGATTTTGATAATAGACTTTCACGAGATGACTACAGGAATTCCACACGAAGTTCCATTGCAAATCATATGACTCATTTGGGGATTGACCAGACAGTGTTAGGTACTTTTCTTAATCTCAAAAGTTTGCTCAGGAATGGCCAGGTAAAAGCTATTTATGATAGACGTGAATATAAAGACAAGCGTTAAATCAACGGGGGGAGTGAGAGCGATCAGAGGCTGAACTAAAAGTTTTGAAATTCCTGTAACAAGCTTTTATAGTTTTTACTCATTTTTTGTTTGACATCATTCTTCATGTGAACCAGATAATTGCCATAATTATGGTCTTCTATTTTGATAATCCAATCTATATTGACAATGACGGAACGCGAAATCCGATAGAACTGTGATGGATCAAGGCACTCTTCAAAACCGGAAAGAGTGTGACGAATAAAATACTTTGCTTCTTCGGTGACAATCCTAACATAATTGCCGTCCGACTCCATCCACAGTACATCATCTGAGTTTATCAGAAAATATTCCCCATTCTTTTTTATTATAAAGCGCTCGAGTGGATTCTTTTTCTCTATGTTATGAAGGGCAGATTTAATCTTTCTGTCATATTGTGAAGTATGACGATCTTTCTCTTTTAAAAAACGATTGAGACTTACCTGTAAGCGATCTTCATCCAGTGGTTTGTGGATATAGTCAAGAGCTTCTACCTCAAAAGCTTTTACAGCATATTCACTGTAGGCGGTAACGAAAATAAAATAAGGAAGAGGCTCGCATTCGATGTTATCTATAACTCTGAAACCATCTATTTCAGGCATTTCTATATCTAAGAAAACCAGCTCGGGACAATATTCATTGATAGTATTAATAGCTTCAAGCCCGTTTTTACAGGTTGCCAAAATTTCTATATACCCAAAGTTTTTTAGCAGTGCCGATAACTTTTCCCGGGCGTGACCTTCATCATCAACAAGAATCGTTTTTATCCTCATGATATCACCTGCTTATCAAGATGTCACATTTGCTTTTAAATCTTTCTCAGGAATCAATATTTCTGATATAATACCTCCGGATTCTAAAGAAAGAAGGTTTAATTTTGCACTTTCTCCATAGTATAACCTGATACGTTCCCTTACGTTTTTAAGTCCGATTCCTTTATCTTTTTCTTGACTTCTTTTTCGTAAACCGGGACCATCATCTATGACTGCTATACGGACATTATCTCCCCGGGATTCAGACTTTATTTTAATAGTGCACTTTTTCATCGTTTTTGCCACCCCATGCACCAGTGAGTTTTCAACCAAT harbors:
- a CDS encoding LytR/AlgR family response regulator transcription factor encodes the protein MRIKTILVDDEGHAREKLSALLKNFGYIEILATCKNGLEAINTINEYCPELVFLDIEMPEIDGFRVIDNIECEPLPYFIFVTAYSEYAVKAFEVEALDYIHKPLDEDRLQVSLNRFLKEKDRHTSQYDRKIKSALHNIEKKNPLERFIIKKNGEYFLINSDDVLWMESDGNYVRIVTEEAKYFIRHTLSGFEECLDPSQFYRISRSVIVNIDWIIKIEDHNYGNYLVHMKNDVKQKMSKNYKSLLQEFQNF
- a CDS encoding glycoside hydrolase family 5 protein; the encoded protein is MNNRNTIDSTENDYSPPENPAEAFNPFELNQKLGKGINLGNALEAPSEGEWGMVIEEEYIELIRKAGFDAVRIPIRWNAHAQSTEPYTIDPDFFERVDEVVNWAMDRDLLVMINIHHYNALMEQPEEHRERFISLWKQIGDHYKKFPNTLLFEVLNEPHDNLGPDRWNVYLQDALEAIRLTNPNRTIVIGTAPWGGTGGLEDLSLPAEDQNIIVTVHNYNPFQFTHQGAEWVGEGEEADEWIGTTWTGTEEQKAELDKEFDRVEKWAEEHDRPIHMGEFGAYSEAPKESREIWTAYMRRSAEKRGFSWVYWEFGAGFGIYDRDNNQWREGLLEALIPNSPELQ
- a CDS encoding cation:proton antiporter family protein, whose amino-acid sequence is MDILWIGMAFIFGMLVSRIKLPPLVGYLAAGMLLSVYGYEAGAALHEVAHLGVLLLLFTVGLHLRLKNIFRIEVLGTGGLHLLFSTAIFVPVALAFGYSLLASLIIAVVLGFSSTVLTAKNLERRDELGAFHGRVAIGILILQDIVAIVLLGLTSGTVPSPWSLVLFGLPFIRPAVIKIVELSNEEELKLLFALMLAIGGGAAFEGVGLSSELGALAAGMLLSGHEVADELSKKLWGLKEAFLVGFFLEVGLAGFPGLQDFYLALAAIAILPLKAVMFFILMLTFKLRARTSFVATITLTSYSEFTLIAGSVAASAGFIPEGVVVAFALLTAISFALNAPISIWEEELWERMEMFLIRFERDVRHPDQQTISLGSAEFLVVGMGNAGQAAYDRLKKEEKHVVGMDIDPARIESNLSEGRRVIYGDMQDIELWSTLDLSDIQSVILAIGSPEAKVNATKYMRSNKFKGSIYALTTQEEEHRALAKAGASAVCLPITQAGQKLAELSLSDKSGSEEMILSTEFRT